A single Amphiura filiformis chromosome 8, Afil_fr2py, whole genome shotgun sequence DNA region contains:
- the LOC140158536 gene encoding protein FAM151A-like, translating into MMAAAELTHTATDLLDFFPAANGDGLNITWGHALNNKAQFEQALKGDVMMLETDIMVRGYGTSNPTNIPIHAHPPDSDSDLTVKEAIDLFMQVTNKGIKLDFKCIEALEPTLQILQQRKICAPILLNADIVNGPESFSTPVDPTRFIDTCNRYFPSAIMSLGFTTAWDCTPDASYTWEIITNLLYKVHRLPQHVTFPIRAVYLSTSWKRFLCVLGMKPSFSITVWSSPRDNVDMSGVVALRKYGGKDRVYVDLQDETMQQFKKALIDDDESTTHREVPIHWCRDLWFVDDTVPLPDNWVYLSTTGALFLSRNSKHSTSKRVHSKQAYEVVKTGTHPLEISGTLQFIGSSNSQNVSGETEFYVYISGTGESVYSDNTNDIIAMSISNSGKITLQKCTTQVTSTDSSLPESTTYEFTLHNIGVGLKPMVKVSAKCLNSDTVDLESNSSVEVALTEIVVVDISTSPKLSVSFCKVGTTKDLMLEDVVVKC; encoded by the exons ATGATGGCGGCTGCAGAGCTTACCCACACTGCTACTGACCTGTTAGACTTCTTCCCAGCTGCAAATGGAGATGGACTCAACATCACTTGGGGCCATGCCCTCAATAATAAAGCACAGTTTGAACAAGCACTCAAAG GAGATGTTATGATGTTAGAAACTGACATCATGGTTCGAGGTTACGGCACAAGCAACCCAACGAACATCCCAATCCATGCTCATCCACCTGATAGTGACAGCGATCTCACAGTCAAAGAAGCTATAGACCTATTCATGCAAGTCACCAACAAAGGCATCAAACTGGACTTCAAATGTATCGAAGCACTTGAACCTACCTTACAGATATTACAGCAAAGGAAGATATGTGCACCAATTCTACTGAATGCAGATATTGTAAATGGACCCGAGTCATTCAGTACCCCTGTTGATCCAACACGCTTTATAGATACCTGCAATAGGTATTTCCCCTCGGCCATAATGTCTTTAGGTTTCACCACAGCATGGGATTGCACACCTGATGCCTCATACACTTGGGAAATTATAACCAATCTATTATACAAGGTACACAGGTTACCCCAACATGTCACATTTCCAATCCGAGCGGTGTACTTATCAACCTCATGGAAACGTTTCCTATGTGTGCTGGGTATGAAACCATCCTTTTCCATCACTGTGTGGTCATCTCCAAGGGATAATGTTGACATGTCGGGTGTAGTTGCATTGCGCAAATATGGTGGGAAAGATAGAGTGTATGTTGATTTGCAAGATGAAACGATGCAACAATTTAAGAAGGctttgattgatgatgatgagtctACAACTCATAGAGAGGTACCCATTCACTGGTGCAGAGACTTGTGGTTTGTTGATGATACTGTGCCTCTACCTGATAATTGGGTGTATTTAAGCACAACAGGTGCTTTGTTTCTCAGCagaaattccaaacattctactAGTAAGAGGGTACATTCAAAACAAGCCTATGAAGTTGTCAAAACTGGAACCCATCCTTTGGAAATCAGTGGTACACTGCAATTTATCGGATCTAGCAACAGTCAAAATGTCAGTGGAGAAACAGAGTTCTATGTGTACATCAGTGGTACTGGTGAATCCGTTTACAGTGACAACACAAATGATATCATAGCCATGTCAATCAGTAATAGCGGCAAAATCACCCTACAGAAATGTACCACTCAGGTCACTTCAACTGATTCTTCATTGCCAGAAAGTACTACATACGAATTCACTCTGCACAACATTGGTGTTGGTTTGAAACCTATGGTAAAAGTCAGCGCAAAATGTCTAAATTCTGACACTGTGGATTTAGAATCAAACAGCTCAGTGGAGGTGGCATTGACTGAAATTGTGGTAGTGGATATTTCCACCTCTCCCAAACTTAGTGTTTCGTTCTGCAAAGTAGGAACAACAAAAGATCTTATGTTAGAGGACGTAGTTGTGAAATGCTAG